A section of the Ignavibacteriales bacterium genome encodes:
- a CDS encoding ABC transporter permease, giving the protein MTNFKLFIANRYLFSKKDSKFISFITYISIAGVALGVAALIIAVSIMNGFEKEIKDKVTGLVSHIQISSFLANGIADHEYGVKQIKENIKGVTQVAEYTQKEAVIRAKEKIEGIILKGIDPNNDISDMQNKIVDGEYNLAPVDSSVSRLIIGNKLAKNLNVKVGDKVIVFGLRGIPSPLNQPKIKQFIVSGIYETTLRDYDDILIYSDIPTTQGLFDLGSNVSGIELKLDDIDRADSVTKQLGELLGYPYYPKSLFTIYRALFSFVELQKKPIPIILGLIVLVATFNIVSTLLMLVLEKTHSVGVIKSLGASRMGIMKIFIYDGLLIGIIGTILGIIIGVGACMLEMRFHLISLPDFYYVEKVPILLEPHIIVLISIVTLVLCFIATLIPAFLASRLDPVKSLRFA; this is encoded by the coding sequence TTGACGAACTTTAAACTTTTCATAGCGAACCGGTATCTGTTTTCGAAGAAGGATTCGAAATTCATCTCCTTCATCACTTATATTTCCATTGCCGGAGTCGCCCTCGGTGTAGCCGCGCTTATTATTGCCGTTTCAATTATGAATGGCTTCGAAAAAGAAATAAAGGATAAGGTAACGGGGCTCGTTTCTCACATACAGATCAGCTCGTTCCTTGCTAATGGTATCGCCGACCACGAATACGGCGTTAAGCAGATAAAGGAAAATATAAAAGGCGTTACGCAGGTTGCCGAATACACGCAAAAGGAAGCCGTGATTCGCGCAAAAGAAAAGATAGAGGGCATTATACTCAAGGGGATCGACCCGAACAACGACATATCCGATATGCAGAATAAGATCGTGGATGGCGAATACAACCTCGCTCCCGTCGATTCCAGTGTCTCGCGTTTGATAATCGGGAATAAGCTTGCCAAAAACCTCAATGTGAAAGTAGGGGATAAGGTAATTGTTTTCGGGCTCCGTGGAATCCCTTCACCGTTGAATCAGCCTAAGATTAAGCAGTTCATCGTCAGCGGTATATATGAAACAACCTTGCGCGATTACGACGATATACTTATCTATTCCGATATACCGACGACGCAGGGACTATTCGACCTTGGCAGTAACGTTTCCGGTATCGAACTCAAACTCGACGACATAGACCGCGCCGATTCGGTTACAAAACAGCTCGGCGAACTTCTCGGTTACCCGTACTACCCGAAGTCACTTTTCACGATTTACCGCGCACTGTTTAGTTTTGTTGAGCTTCAGAAAAAACCTATCCCGATCATTCTCGGCCTTATTGTGCTGGTGGCAACATTTAACATCGTCAGCACACTGCTGATGCTTGTTCTCGAAAAAACACACTCCGTCGGCGTTATTAAATCACTCGGAGCGAGCCGTATGGGGATAATGAAAATATTTATTTATGACGGGCTGCTTATTGGGATAATTGGGACCATACTCGGCATCATTATCGGAGTTGGTGCGTGCATGCTGGAAATGCGCTTTCATTTGATAAGCCTGCCCGATTTTTATTACGTTGAAAAGGTGCCCATACTGCTCGAACCTCATATAATTGTTTTGATCTCGATTGTAACGCTTGTGCTTTGCTTCATTGCAACACTGATACCGGCATTCCTTGCGTCTCGTCTCGATCCTGTTAAATCTCTTCGCTTTGCTTAA